The sequence below is a genomic window from Pectinophora gossypiella chromosome 13, ilPecGoss1.1, whole genome shotgun sequence.
ccctgctCTGCATTCcttacgacgtcacttacacgTTACGTCGCATCATGTCACTTacgatatcaactcataatcatcaagttttcgttacggtgtcacctaTATATATTTTCGTGGAAAAATGTAATGTTTTTGTGTGTTTATGAGATCAGCTctaacataatttataatttatatacctagtaaattattttgtatCTGGAGTAAATAttgcttattaaaaaaaaaacataataatagtaattaaattgtCGAATATAAAACGACCGTATTATTTATGATAAAACAGATTGTTTACAGTATAAGTATCGTCCATTACTTCCTATCCGTGAACCAAGTAACCCatagaataatgttatattttttgtagtcgATATCAAATTCACATCGCTCGTATTTGTGTAAgtaatacttatatttaattataataatttaatggtACCTTCTTAGATAAAGTTGTTTGTTCTATTAATAACAGTAAAGTATAATAACGTAAAGTGTTGTAGATAAGACTTTGAAATAATTGTCGCCGAGGAAACGAATAAGTACACCACGGAATCGAAGAAAGAGGTCGGAATGACCAAGGAagtgcgaaacgcgcgccaaaCAACTATGAGCAAATAATTCAACCTATACTTTGCCTTCGACTCGtctgcaaactttacgacacacggaaaTATggtcggctatttatcaaaaaaatcttttgtatacagtatattattataacgaaAATGTATGATAAagttgcagcctatcacataaaatacacattgcaaataaagtggctatggatgttgaaaagcagtagagctatcgtagttatatCTTTGCAGGTGTAGTAGTAAAAAAGAGTAggattgaaccggcgacagtggttttcatacaaaaacgcGTTAGAACCTTTTcaaactctttcttctattccgtggagtACACCTACAGCAGATTATACAGGAACGCCGTATTCCTTGCAGAGTTTGGCGACGTGGTGGGCGGCTACAGCAGCGCGTCGCGGCAACGTCGCCACGTCGTCACCGGTCGCTTGCCGCACGTTGAAAGCTTGCAGGCGACATGTTCCAGCCATCATTCGGCCTATCACCCTAAGGACAACAGTTCTTGCTCTTGCAAACAACATAAGACGATTCCGTAACGTAACACTATACAAACAAACTAATTATAAAACCTATAATTCTTCTCTTGCCGAGCTAATgtagttttaaataatattggtCAATAAAAAATCCAATGCGTAATTAAGTAGGTTACACATGAAAGCTATAATGAATTAACTTTTCAAATTTTTTACTTGGCTGGAATCAGGGTTATAAAAGTAACGTTTTATCACAATCGCGGAATTCGCGAATCTACGTTAGAACAgttcaaagagaatataaatcaaTATGGCACAGTTTAGCTAGCTCAACGCACACGTGTGAAATAGACAACGCCGCAGTACTGTCGAACTCAAAGTCGAACTTATTTAGAATTTGGAAAAGATACACATAAacgtgaaaacaaaaagaatATAAGCACCTAATATCCAATATCAATAATCTACTAATATCTGTTAAATTGATTCACTCATCGTATCAACTCGGTTACTCGTTAGGAGCTACCACTTACCTGATAGTACACGGTGGCTGGAGCTCAGGCAATAGAAAGTCGATCTCGTAATAGACGACTTGTATCGCCGGCCCGCTGTCGTCCCGGATGACAAGGTGTTTAGCACATGTTTCTCCTGGGCGGATGCTCACGCATTTTGCTGTAAAAAAaggaaacataaaaatatcttaCAGTCTACACTTAGAATAGTTTTAGATGAGGGGTAtatatatcacgtggtttcaagGAGCCACTGAGCGAGGGAGAAGTGCAGCTGCTGTAACCATCAGTGAGCGCCCCATTTCACCTTAAATaccataattgttataattatttatgattttgccTCCAATTTATGTGTAAGCAAAATATAAGCACCAGCTAAATACTACAGCCGTAACATGGCGGGCAAGGCGAGAGGGACACCAATTTTGTTGGTTAAAATATAGCGATAAACGCGATATGCGTGGAGCATTCTATGGGGATTGAAACGCAAATGTACTATCTTATGATATTACGATAAGTATACCAGAAGAAAAGAATGACTTGCCTACAATCTCGTACAGAACAAGAAGGCCAAAGTCTTGCAATGATTTGTGCCATTTCAAGACTTTCTCTACGGGGCCAGAAAATGCTCGAGCTCCACTTTTATGTAGATCCTAAAAAAgaagataattaaattatagaGTAGGTTTACGTAACCTACTATACATAACCTccgcagagccacaaataatcaaagacaacttgcagtcactgttgatacgaagttttTTGATATAAGTATATTGTAGATACTTTGTGAAAagtttaattgaataaataaactcacTCGTATTTTTTCAGCTCGCGTCTTCACAGGAAACTGAGTATCGTTTTTCTGCGAGTCGTTATCCTTAAAAGGAGCTTTGGCCGCAGGTAGAGATGTTGAAATTGGAGCTACAATATTCAAAGAAGTAAGTTAAGTACGATTTGAAATttcaaatgtaaaataaaatgatacatAAAAGTTATTGACCAATAACATTTTTAGATTCGGTAGATTTTTTTTACCGTCTATAAAAAATCAAGGAGGTTGTTGGAATTGCATAGTATTCGTATATGTTAGCCTGCGAGGAGTGGGTTTATATACTACCTCAGCCTACGACTTCGATGATTCAGGCGAGATGTGTGCTTAACATAGGTGTGTCTATGTATGCGCGTATGTTTGTCCACGCATTACTCAGGAACTAAAAATCATATCgggttttttttattggtttaaGTTTTGTACAACCTAGGAAAAAATGCAAGTTTCATAAAAATCAGCttagcaaataaatattatggagCAATGATCGCGTTGATATCTTTTGTATGACTAAAGCCCTTGTTGGTATTAGTAGACAACAAGAAGCCTTGAACAAACAAGTACTTATCTGCCTAATAAAGCAGTTACAAGGAGTAACGGTTACAAGATGAAGTAAATACATAGGTACCTGTTATTATGGGCTGTTTCTGATTTTGATTACACTGAATGCCGCCCGGGGTAAATGTTTGGGGCTTGGGGCTTGGGGTTTGGGGCTTCAAATGTTCTTCACGGTGCAATGGTGGCAGCGGGGCTAAATAAATACATGGGTAAGGATGTATGGGTATGCCAGTTGATATATTTTGTACAATTTTACTACATTATTAAAGAAGCAGACACAATTTACGCTCGCACGGTCCCTATCGGAGTAGGTAAAAACGACAACTTAAGTGGAGAACAAAGTGAGATTTTTGTCTTTTGCAAAATTGTAGTGAagtgataaaataatttatttacctcTAGAAGTAGAATGGACTTGCGATGTAAAAGTTTTGGAACTGTTCCGATCAGCCCCGATAAAGTTGCGATTTTCGTAGTCATTTAAATACGGAAAACCAATGTTTGACGAATATGGACTCTGAGTTTGCTTCAACTGTTGTTGTCTTTGACCTgctaaaatgtaaattattattgatttgtACTCTTATTTCTTTCATATTGGAATCAAAACCAAGTAAGCAGTAGTACCTACAGACAAACCGTCATACTCAGACAAAACAACATATCAGGCTCCTTTGACACCAGGATTgccgaggttggtactccacctcacatcacacacgatagaagacacacataaacagcctgtaatacgtcccactgttgggcacaggcctcccctcaatcaaccggaaggggtatggagcatgctccaccacgatagaagaagaagagagaaacAGGGCAAGGTAAAAACATCGGGAAATAATTAGATATCTAAACAATTACCTGCAATGCAAGTAGCATTATTCTCACTTGTACCCAAGTACCGGGCATCAATATCATGCAGGGTTTGACTTCGACCaggaaactaaaaaaaagttaatattagTGTTTTTGGAGGTACCTACGACTACTTCATGTTCATGTAAGATATCAGTATCTCAAACATTACATTACAATGTAAAAATTTAGGAGGCACCTAACAATGGGAATTGGAATAGGCTTGAactttatatacctacatacataaactcactggaataagcagagactatgggaattccatttgcttcgatccatcctgacacatttctctgctttctccacattgatcaatcgtttcacagACGGATCAGAGTAGATAGTACtattttttaaggacatctccaatttggtctacTTAACTTtagattaattttatataaatatcattatcagccgtacgacgcccactgctgggcataggtctcccccaaggatctccacaattTTACTACATGATcaacaatatataaatatatttatacctaAATATTCCACTTCATAGAAACTGGATCCACCGAAAGTTATATGACACCAATATTTGAACATAAGTGCCTATTTTCCTACAAATGACCTATTCCCTTCCATATCGAAAAAATCATCGTAATTTTTGTCTTATTGCCAATCTGAAGAAACAAGGCACATATTTGCAATGCATTTctctatttatgtaagtacctattatgtgATCGAAGGGTGTAGAACGCCGTGACTTTCTTTATTATTGATGAAAGGTTGTCTGTTCATCAATAGAACGATGTATGTAGGAAAGGCATATTTACGTGTAGGTATCTTATGAATGAATCTGTCTCTTGtgaatcgattttttttcgtaATGTACATAGGTGTAAGATATTTGTACAATGCgggataagtaataatactaataatagcTAGAAAGTAGGCAATACTTAGCACACATTAAGTAATAGTTACTACGTGCAATACTCTGTAGTGTTAGAGAAAGAATATACCTTCCTCCAAGTCTATAGTGCATATACGAGTAAGTGGCACAGTGCATTGCTATTGCGCATACCTATGTACCAATCTGCTATATAGAGTATTATAAATACGAAAGTAATTCTGTATACTGTATGTCTGATGGGTACTTTCCAGCTACGTACTTACTATAAGTAGTCCCACTTACCGGGACAACCGAGCTCGATGAGGAGGAAAGTGGACAGCTTGTTAGATATGGTTCTCTTGATACCAAGTGCTAATAGATTTGACGATCCATTTATGATATGAGTAAGTAGGAGATAAGGGTAGCTGCAAGTTTTCTTCCGATTACTTGTaactctacccaccccattagagattatgggaccaacggcttaacgtgccctccgaagcacggaatcatcttactttttcggacaatcaggtgattcaagccttaccaaaggacagtctcacaaagtgatttcgacaatgtccccgtcgggaatcaaacccggacctccagatcgtgagcctaacgctctaaccactagaccatcgAGGCTGTTACCGgagggggggtatggagcatactctgctgctccaatgcgggttggtggaggtgttttggaGATgttacaccctccggttgattgaggggaggcctgtgcccagcagtgggacgtatataggctgtttatatatgtatgtatgtaataataatgtttcacTGTGAAGTTGAATGTATATGTAAGTAACTCTAACTTACATTAGGCACGTAGGATGCAGAAGGGCCAGTAACATGTGTTACGGGCATAAAACCCGGCCCGTGTTGAATAGGAAACTCCGCACAGTAGCCACCGAAGTATACACCTTCTTGCCTGggacataaaaaacaaaatacctatgttattctttaaaaaaatcgtgATTCCTGTTTTTGTTAGCATTAAAGCTAGCGCCTCCGATTTATTCcacaaaaaacataattatgtaacctacgtaaaaatcttaaatatatactCACAAGATATTATTAATTCCTGTATTCAGTGAGAAAGGGGGCCTCGTTTGATTTCCTTGAGCataatctataaataaatatgaagagacgcccaataaattattattgacaAATATAGCTTTACTTTACTAACTGTACATATTTGCAATTTATCAATATCAATACACACCTGCGTTCACTCTTGGCTCCTTTACAATAAATCTATCCATTTTAAGGAGTTTAAATTTTATGATTGATAAAGTTTTAATTTGCCGCCAATATCcagattttagaaaaaaaacaattgaatgtacgatattattgtaaaaaaatataaataacttctTAGTGGCCAGTATTTTTTAacgttaatgtttttttatttataagttttggCGTGAGTCCGTAGTGCACTAGTGAGTGTACTACGTCACTACGTATTCACGCCATTTATAATTACCTACAATGGTTATACTTTTGATTTGAAAAGGGCAAAAAAGGGCCGGTCGAGTCGTTACACATTACGGAAactaaaacttaataatattttaaatattatatttacgtCACAcatgtattaagtaggtatgaaAATTACGTCATGTTATTATAAGAGGTTCATTTTGACTCATACCATATAAGACAgtgatatttttatacttacataccCTAAGTTCATGGTTTTAAAGAGGAATTTATACCATTATTATAATGACTTAATTTGCGCCACCATTGGAGACTTTTATCATAAAATACGGCCTACCGCCAACAACATATCGGAATAATGCTTAAGAATAGCAATAAAAGATTTGGCATTTTATACGATTCAAATGTTAAAGTGAAGTCATCAAATATGAAAGAAATCAAAACTGCAGATTAGGCTGTATGACTTTGTTCCTCCTTTGTTCATTGCCTTTGCGATAGAGAAAATGAAAATACCACTTCTTGACAATGATAGTTTGTGTGGCTTTTTTTgacgggaaacgggaacgggacagttgctttcttaaCTTTTCTTAACGGGACAGTTGCGTTgctaataatctaaataattaatacgaagtggtgttttgtggttaatgatcgcattaagttagtcggaagacattcgcgagtgttattatatcggagtattcaataaacaaagtgtatctgcctattttcgcttcgtgccaggaagccgcttcataactcaaaagtttatgcggacttttgagttaataaataataataaagcttaggtttcatcatcatcatctttcatcatttcatcaatcatcaagaaaaaaaatacgtaagacatggctgtatgggcatagttccctttgccttacccttcggggaaaaccaaaacaaaaaaaaacaaaaaaaaataacaggttGTGTGACggacggctttttggcgggaaacgggaacgggacagttgctttcttcattgaataatctaaataattaatacgaagtggtgttttgtggttaatgatcgcattaagttagtcggaagacattcgcgagtgttattatattggagtattcaataaacaaagtgtatctgcctattttcgcttcgtgtcaggaagccgcttcataactcaaaagtttatgcggacttttgagttaattcgtttggggttcggagtaggagtctactccgagggtgggggcttaggtttcatcatcatcacctttcatcatttcattaatcatcaagaaaaaaaatacgtcagacatggctgtatgggcatagttccctttgccttacccttcggggaaaacaaaaacaaaaaaaaaaaaaaaggttgtgtGACTTTTTGGTTGTCAAACAGACATTGACGTGACCGtgacggctttttggcgggaaacgggaacgggacagttgctttcttcattgaataatctaaataattaatacgaagtggtgttttgtggttgatgatcgcattaagttagtcggaagacattcgcgagtgttattatattggagtattcaatgaacaaagtgtatctgcctattttcgcttcgtgtcaggaagccgcttcataactcaaaagtttatgcggacttttgagttaattcgttcggggttcggagtaggagtctactccgagggtgggggcttaggtttcatcatcatcacctttcatcatttcattaatcatcaagaaaaaaaatacgtcagacatggctgtatgggcatagttccctttgccttacccttcggggaaaaccaaaacaaaaaaaaaaaaaaaaagtgaccgTGACGTTGAATCACTCgctgggtttggtttgggtcaACTTTTCTAATGTTTTCCGgattgtaattaatttaatgtaaatattatcaATATATGTGCGTTATCTAACTTGTAATCACAACATGGAACTACAAGATACTTACTATAACAAATCGGAATACGTAGAAACGGTAAGTTTCTAGTTAGGTATGTCCGTAGCAGTACATCATTACTTTTTCTAATGAAAATTTCATGTTTTCAGGCTTCCGGCAATAAAGTTAGCCGGCAAACAGTGTTATGTGGTTCACAAAATATAGTATTACATGGAAAGGTGATAGTTCAAAGTGACGCTATCATCAGGGGTGACTTAGCAAATGTAAAGACTGGTAGATTTTGCATTATCAGCAAGGGTTCAGTAATACGACCACCTTTCAAGAAGTTCAGCAAAGggtaacatatattatttaataatattttttggtatatCACAGTACTTACAAAAACAAGAATGaacattttatgtaaatattcttttaataaaaaatatattttaggctTAATTTAAAGATACCTATACctatactatataaaattattgtttattatttcagaGTAGCATTCTTCCCTCTTCAAATGGGTGATCATGTGTTTGTCGGAGAAAACACAGTTGTTAATGCAGCTGTAGTTGGGTCATATGTGTATATTGGAAAAAATGTTGTTATTGTAAgtatcaacataacataacgtcacATCTGTATTCCCGAGGGACTAGACTACACTATGGTATACTCACTCGTcaccagctgtgtttaagtcccatgtaatagtggGAGAGCCTATTGATGTTAGCTGGCCACAAATGTTGGAAACAATGTGATATCAAATATCTGTCATCCTAAACATCATTGTTATTAATATAGGGTACAAAAGGTAGCCTTGTTGCTAAGTAGGAATCTCATAAAACTTGCATCAAAAAATACTGATCCATCAATTCCATGGTTCCATAAcagaaaaaaatttttttagcTCCTATCAGGCCCACACATTTTTTTCTAACAAATTGTAAAAATGCCATATTCTTTTTCAGGGTAGGAGATGTGTTCTTAAAGACTGCTGTATGATAGAAGATAACTCGGTATTACCTTCAGAGACTGTTGTGCCATCATTTGCAAGGTATTCTGGCAGCCCTGCAAGACTCATTACAACACTCCCCGAAGCAATGCCTGACCTCATGACAGAATTCACGAAGAGCTACTATCAACACTTCTTACCTACCACTATGAATTAACttcaaatgaaataatattatttattggtaaaattaatttctcCAATATTTGCACATCTGCATTACTGCTTT
It includes:
- the LOC126372048 gene encoding uncharacterized protein LOC126372048 isoform X4, producing MDRFIVKEPRVNADYAQGNQTRPPFSLNTGINNILQEGVYFGGYCAEFPIQHGPGFMPVTHVTGPSASYVPNFPGRSQTLHDIDARYLGTSENNATCIAAPISTSLPAAKAPFKDNDSQKNDTQFPVKTRAEKIRDLHKSGARAFSGPVEKVLKWHKSLQDFGLLVLYEIVAKCVSIRPGETCAKHLVIRDDSGPAIQVVYYEIDFLLPELQPPCTIRVIGRMMAGTCRLQAFNVRQATGDDVATLPRRAAVAAHHVAKLCKEYGVPV
- the LOC126372048 gene encoding uncharacterized protein LOC126372048 isoform X3, coding for MDRFIVKEPRVNADYAQGNQTRPPFSLNTGINNILQEGVYFGGYCAEFPIQHGPGFMPVTHVTGPSASYVPNFPGRSQTLHDIDARYLGTSENNATCIAAPLPPLHREEHLKPQTPSPKPQTFTPGGIQCNQNQKQPIITAPISTSLPAAKAPFKDNDSQKNDTQFPVKTRAEKIRDLHKSGARAFSGPVEKVLKWHKSLQDFGLLVLYEIVAKCVSIRPGETCAKHLVIRDDSGPAIQVVYYEIDFLLPELQPPCTIRVIGRMMAGTCRLQAFNVRQATGDDVATLPRRAAVAAHHVAKLCKEYGVPV
- the LOC126372048 gene encoding uncharacterized protein LOC126372048 isoform X2, which codes for MDRFIVKEPRVNADYAQGNQTRPPFSLNTGINNILQEGVYFGGYCAEFPIQHGPGFMPVTHVTGPSASYVPNFPGRSQTLHDIDARYLGTSENNATCIAAGQRQQQLKQTQSPYSSNIGFPYLNDYENRNFIGADRNSSKTFTSQVHSTSRAPISTSLPAAKAPFKDNDSQKNDTQFPVKTRAEKIRDLHKSGARAFSGPVEKVLKWHKSLQDFGLLVLYEIVAKCVSIRPGETCAKHLVIRDDSGPAIQVVYYEIDFLLPELQPPCTIRVIGRMMAGTCRLQAFNVRQATGDDVATLPRRAAVAAHHVAKLCKEYGVPV
- the LOC126372048 gene encoding uncharacterized protein LOC126372048 isoform X1; this encodes MDRFIVKEPRVNADYAQGNQTRPPFSLNTGINNILQEGVYFGGYCAEFPIQHGPGFMPVTHVTGPSASYVPNFPGRSQTLHDIDARYLGTSENNATCIAAGQRQQQLKQTQSPYSSNIGFPYLNDYENRNFIGADRNSSKTFTSQVHSTSRAPLPPLHREEHLKPQTPSPKPQTFTPGGIQCNQNQKQPIITAPISTSLPAAKAPFKDNDSQKNDTQFPVKTRAEKIRDLHKSGARAFSGPVEKVLKWHKSLQDFGLLVLYEIVAKCVSIRPGETCAKHLVIRDDSGPAIQVVYYEIDFLLPELQPPCTIRVIGRMMAGTCRLQAFNVRQATGDDVATLPRRAAVAAHHVAKLCKEYGVPV
- the LOC126372050 gene encoding dynactin subunit 5; its protein translation is MELQDTYYNKSEYVETASGNKVSRQTVLCGSQNIVLHGKVIVQSDAIIRGDLANVKTGRFCIISKGSVIRPPFKKFSKGVAFFPLQMGDHVFVGENTVVNAAVVGSYVYIGKNVVIGRRCVLKDCCMIEDNSVLPSETVVPSFARYSGSPARLITTLPEAMPDLMTEFTKSYYQHFLPTTMN